From Candidatus Latescibacter sp.:
GGTCATGCTCCGGAGGGGTTTGTTCGCCCGGATACCCAGACTGACCCCGGTTCCCCGAAGCGCGCGGATGTTGCCGTCATTGTCTTTCCTGGCAACCGTCCCCATTCCGGTGTATGCCGGATAACGTAGAGAAAGCTCGATATTCTCCACAACCGGGCGTTCGATGACATTCACCCGGAAGCGCGGAGTGGCGGAAGGACCGGATTCAAGATAATAAAGAAACGAAAGCCGGGGTTTTTCGATGGTCAGGTTGAAATAGCCGGTTTTATCGTCAACTTTCACAGGACGGGTGTTCCATACATCGGAATCCTTCCACCTCCAGAAAAGCCGGAGAGGGGCCGATTTGGAAGAGAAAAATCCTGAATTGGAGAAGTTTTCCCCCCTGATGATCGAACTGTCTCGGACAAGGGTGAAGATTATGGTGTTTCCGGGAGGGGAGTAAGATTGCCCGTAATCGGCCAGACGGTAAAACCCCCCCGTCAAAGAGCGGGGGAACATGATACTCAGCAGGAGAAACAGAATCGCCGCGCCATAGGAGATACGGATGAGAGAGAGGAGCCGTCCGGCGGAAACTGATTTTTCGGCGGCAACTGTGCGCAGCTCTTCCGCTGCCCTGCCGACAAGGGCGCGCACCAGTTCGGGAGACTGCCCCCGGAGACCTGCTTCGTCGAGACATCCCAACTGTACTGCGCTGATAAGCTTATCACGGAATTGCGGACAGGCTCGTTCAACCATGCGGGCAAGCTCATCGATACCCGGACGATGAATGTACCGTAACACGAAAAGGAATAGACCGGCAATAGTGGAAATGCCGGCCGCCGACCAGAAAAGAATGGTTTTTACCTGAGGTGAATGGTAGGAAAACGCCTCGATGAAGCCGAACAGGATGAACAGTGCGGCAAACACTGATAATGCGGCAAAAAACGCTTCGGCGATACCGATTGCCAGGTAGCGCCGTTCCACATTCTTCAGCCGGGCGATAATGCTAGTGTAGGAAGAATCCGTCATAGATGCCAGAAAATAAAAAAGTGCCTGAGTGCCTAAGTGCCTGAAACGGTTTTATCGTTCCCGCGAAGCGGCAACGAGTTCAGGATGACACGTGTCATGCCGAACTTGTTTCGGCATCTCTAGTTAAAAAAAGCAAAGACATATGCACTTATAAAAATTTTTATATTTACTTTCTTTTACTTTGCCGCTCTGTCACTTTGTCACTGCTTTTAGTGACTGAGCGCCCATGTTACAATATTGACTCCCATTCTCAACGCGGCAATCCGCAGCGCCTCCGGATCATTGTGCACCGAGGGGTCCTCCCATCCATCACCCAGGTCGGACTGATAGGAGTAAAAAACCACCATCCTGCCCTCGTGGAAGATTGCAAATGCCTGGGCAGGCAGCCCGTCGTGCTCGTGAATCTTGGGAAGACCGCCGGGGAAGGGAAAAGCGGCGCGAAATATGGGATGATCTTTCGGCAAAAGGACAAGCTCCTTGTCCGGGAAAACCTTTTTTATCTCCAGACGGAAGCTTTTATCCATGCCGTAATTGTCATCGGCAATAAGGAATCCCCCTCCTGTCAGGTACCGGCGGAGAAGCGCCGCCTCCTGTGCGGTGAAGGATATATTTCCGTGTCCGTTCATGTACACTACCGGGAATTTGAAAAGTTCCTCTTCCGAGACGGAAACCACAGCCTCCTGGTCGGCAGTGCGGATAGCGGTATTCTCCCGTATATACCGCATCAGGTTGGGAAGAGAAGTGGGATTGGAGTACCAGTCCCCGCCACCGCCGTATTTGAGCCGGGCGATGGTGAATATCTCGCCGGCATTCGGCGGGGGCGCCGTCTGAAGGAGCAGGGCGCTGAGAAAGACGAATCTATAGGCATAAGATTTCATGAACTTTTTTTTCTCTATTTCCCCATGCCCACCCGCTGCGCGGTCTGGAATACTTTGCCTTCCGTGCGAATGGAGGGGGCGATGATAATCTGGGTAAGCTGCATCTCACGGATATCGCGGGCGCCGACCGATCCCATGGAAGTGCGCAGCGCGCCCACCAGGTTCTGGCTGCCGTCATCGAGAGTTGCGGGACCGAATAAAATCTGCTCGAGCGTGCCGGTTATTCCAACTCTGATGCGGGTCCCGCGCGGCAGGTTTTCATGAGATGTAGCCATTCCCCAGTGGTATCCCCTTCCGGGAGCTTCCTTGGCGCGGGCGAATGCGGAACCGATCATGACCGCATCCGCGCCGCTGGCAATGGCCTTGCAGATGTCCCCGCCGGCGTTCATTCCGCCGTCGGTAATAATGGGAACGTACTTGCCGGATTGTTTGTACCAGAAATCACGTGCGGAGGCGCAATCCGCAGTGGCGGTCACCTGGGGCATGCCGATGCCGAGCACCCCTCGGGTGGTGCAAGCCGCTCCGGGTCCGATACCGACAAGGAGCGCATCGATGCCTGTCTTCATCAGTTCAAGGG
This genomic window contains:
- a CDS encoding DUF4159 domain-containing protein, with product MKSYAYRFVFLSALLLQTAPPPNAGEIFTIARLKYGGGGDWYSNPTSLPNLMRYIRENTAIRTADQEAVVSVSEEELFKFPVVYMNGHGNISFTAQEAALLRRYLTGGGFLIADDNYGMDKSFRLEIKKVFPDKELVLLPKDHPIFRAAFPFPGGLPKIHEHDGLPAQAFAIFHEGRMVVFYSYQSDLGDGWEDPSVHNDPEALRIAALRMGVNIVTWALSH